A genome region from Drosophila simulans strain w501 chromosome 2R, Prin_Dsim_3.1, whole genome shotgun sequence includes the following:
- the LOC6734812 gene encoding kinesin-like protein unc-104 isoform X13 has translation MSSVKVAVRVRPFNSREIARESKCIIEMAGATTAITNPKVPPNTSDSVKRFNFDYSYWSHDHHDADFSTQSMVYKDIGEEMLQHSFDGYNVCIFAYGQTGAGKSYTMMGRQEEQQEGIIPMICKDLFTRIQDTETDDLKYSVEVSYMEIYCERVRDLLNPKNKGNLRVREHPLLGPYVEDLSKLAVTDYQDIHDLIDEGNKARTVAATNMNETSSRSHAVFTIFFTQRRHDLMTNLTTEKVSKISLVDLAGSERADSTGAKGTRLKEGANINKSLTTLGKVISALAEVASKKKNAKKADFIPYRDSALTWLLRENLGGNSKTAMIAAISPADINYDETLSTLRYADRAKQIVCKAVVNEDANAKLIRELKEEIQKLRDLLKAEGIEVQEEDELTKSTVIKSPTKSRNRNGSTTEMAVDQLQASEKLIAELNETWEEKLKRTEEIRVQREAVFAEMGVAVKEDGITVGVFSPKKTPHLVNLNEDPNLSECLLYYIKEGLTRLGTHEANVPQDIQLSGSHILKEHCTFENKNSTVTLLPHKDAIIYVNGRKLVEPEVLKTGSRVILGKNHVFRFTNPEQARELRDKIETENEAENEVEKTDTQQVDWNFAQCELLEKQGIDLKAEMKKRLDNLEEQYKREKLQADQQFEEQRKTYEARIDALQKQVEEQSMTMSMYSSYSPEDFHQEEDVYTNPMYESCWTAREAGLAAWAFRKWRYHQFTSLRDDLWGNAIFLKEANAISVELKKKVQFQFTLLTDTLYSPLPPELASTVAPLHQEDEFGAPPVSKTLVAVEVTDTKNGATHHWSLEKLRQRLELMREMYHNEAEMSPTSPDYNVESLTGGDPFYDRFPWFRMVGRSFIYLSNLLYPVPLVHKVAIVNERGDVRGYLRIAVQPVLDEESIDFNNGVKQSARLVFNEDDAKPKYRALNEKDDVQRYIDNGGLDSKLEELEDVDSGRGIDSNSASECHENSEEPGEHLQVGKEFTFRVTVLQATGIGAEYADIFCQFNFLHRHEEAFSTEPVKNSASGAPLGFYHVQNITVPVTKSFIEYLKTQPIMFKIFGHYQTHPLHKDAKQEFVSRPPPRRMLPPSIPISQPVRSPKFGPLPCAPTSTVLAKHDVLVWFEICELAPNGEYVPSVVEHSDDLPCRGLFLLHQGIQRRIRITIVHEPTTEVKWKDINELVVGRIRNTPESSDEQDEDACVLSLGLFPGEALEVPGDDRSFYRFEAAWDSSLHNSALLNRVSQGGETIYITLSAYLELENCARPAIITKDLSMVIYGRDARTGPRSLKHLFSGQYRNPEANRLTGVYELALRRASEAGSPGVQRRQRRVLDTSSTYVRGEENLHGWRPRGDSLIFDHQWELEKLTRLEEVGRMRHLLLLRERLGMDTNPNPTTKTEKDVCNLAARAATSPVHMVIPQSPQTPVKDPQQIIPEREYNQREQDLMLKCLKLVQGRYTKSEANDTQTQSDVSPSDEGCADMTVSCISSNSMENNKFVIRRRLCSPDRADAPNGWEAPAPATQPALPLRLYVPELEEIRVSPVVARKGLLNVLEHGGSGWKKRWVIVRRPYVFIYRSEKDPVERAVLNLATAHVECSEDQAAMVKIPNTFSVVTKHRGYLLQTLGDKEVHDWLYAINPLLAGQIKSRLARRTLEPASQTASQIQATNAANANSASK, from the exons ATGTCGTCGGTTAAGGTGGCGGTGCGAGTGCGCCCCTTCAACTCGCGCGAAATAGCCAGGGAGTCGAAATGCATCATCGAGATGGCAGGAGCCACAACGG CCATCACCAATCCAAAGGTGCCGCCCAACACAAGCGATTCAGTAAAGCGCTTCAACTTTGACTACTCTTACTGGTCACATGAT CACCACGATGCCGATTTCTCCACACAATCGATGGTGTACAAGGACATTGGCGAGGAGATGTTGCAGCACTCCTTCGATGGATACAATGTCTGTATCTTTGCCTACGGCCAGACTGGAGCTGGAAAGTCGTATACCATGATGGGCaggcaggaggagcagcaagAGGGCATAATACCCATGATATGCAAGGATCTGTTCACTCGCATACAGGATACTGAGACCGATGATCTCAAGTACTCG GTTGAGGTGTCCTATATGGAAATCTATTGCGAGCGAGTCAGGGATCTACTGAATCCGAAAAACAAGGGCAATCTGCGTGTGAGGGAGCATCCTCTTCTGGGTCCCTATGTAGAGGATCTGTCCAAACTGGCCGTTACCGATTACCAGGACATTCACGATCTCATTGATGAAGGCAACAAAGCTCG AACTGTGGCAGCCACTAACATGAACGAAACCAGTTCCCGCTCTCATGCCGTCTTTACAATCTTCTTTACCCAACGTCGTCATGATCTGATGACCAATTTGACCACAGAAAAGGTATCCAAGATTAGCTTGGTGGACTTGGCCGGGTCGGAACGAGCGGATTCCACTGGTGCCAAGGGCACCCGCTTGAAGGAGGGAGCCAACATTAACAAGTCCTTGACCACATTGGGCAAAGTTATCTCAGCTTTGGCGGAAGTG GCTTCCAAGAAAAAGAACGCCAAGAAGGCAGATTTTATTCCGTACCGTGATTCGGCCTTGACCTGGCTGTTACGTGAAAACTTGGGAGGAAACTCGAAGACGGCTATGATTGCAGCTATCTCGCCAGCAGATATTAACTACGATGAAACCCTCAGCACACTGCG CTATGCGGATCGTGCCaagcaaattgtttgcaaGGCTGTGGTCAATGAAGATGCCAATGCCAAGCTGATTCGCGAACTCAAGGAGGAGATCCAGAAGCTGCGGGATTTACTCAAAGCCGAGGGCATTGAAGTGCAGGAAG AGGATGAGCTCACCAAGTCCACGGTGATCAAGTCGCCCACTAAGTCACGTAATCGCAATGGATCCACAACGGAGATGGCTGTGGATCAGCTGCAGGCCAGCGAGAAACTCATTGCAG AACTCAACGAGACCTGGGAGGAGAAACTTAAGCGCACCGAGGAGATTCGCGTGCAGCGAGAGGCGGTCTTCGCCgaaatgggcgtggctgttAAGGAAGATGGCATAACAGTTGGCGTATTCTCGCCCAAGAAGACTCCGCATTTGGTCAACCTAAACGAGGATCCCAATCTGTCTGAGTGTCTGCTTTACTACATCAAGGAGGGTCTAACTCGGCTGGGTACCCATGAAGCAAATGTGCCTCAGGACATTCAGCTCTCCGGATCGCACATCCTCAAGGAGCACTGCACCTTTGAGAACAAGAACAGCACGGTGACCCTGCTGCCGCACAAGGATGCCATTATCTATGTAAATGGACGCAAGCTGGTTGAGCCGGAGGTTCTTAAGACCGGCTCTCGCGTGATTCTCGGAAAGAACCACGTGTTCCGCTTTACAAATCCTGAACAGGCACGCGAATTGCGGGATAAGATCGAGACCGAAAATGAGGCTGAGAACGAAGTAGAGAAGACAGACACCCAGCAGGTGGACTGGAACTTTGCCCAGTGCGAATTGCTCGAGAAGCAAGGCATTGATCTCAAAGCTGAAATGAAGAAGCGTTTGGACAACTTGGAGGAACAATACAAGCGGGAGAAACTTCAGGCCGATCAGCAGTTCGAGGAGCAGCGCAAAACGTACGAGGCTCGCATCGATGCTTTGCAGAAACAGGTGGAGGAGCAATCCATGACCATGTCCATGTACAGCAGCTACTCGCCGGAGGATTTCCACCAGGAGGAGGACGTCTACA CCAATCCTATGTACGAGTCCTGCTGGACAGCAAGAGAGGCTGGCTTGGCTGCCTGGGCTTTCCGCAAGTGGCGTTACCACCAATTCACCTCCTTGCGAGACGATCTCTGGGGCAATGCTATATTCCTTAAGGAAGCCAATGCCATTTCCGTTGAGTTGAAGAAGAAG GTACAATTCCAATTTACTCTCTTGACCGACACCTTGTACTCCCCTTTGCCGCCTGAGCTGGCCTCCACTGTGGCTCCTTTGCATCAGGAGGATGAGTTCGGAGCTCCACCTGTCTCTAAGACCCTGGTGGCCGTCGAAGTTACCGATACTAAGAACGGAGCCACTCATCACTGGTCTCTGGAAAAGTTACG GCAACGTTTGGAGCTGATGCGCGAGATGTACCACAACGAAGCCGAAATGAGTCCCACTTCACCGGATTATAATGTGGAGAGCCTCACTGGTGGAGATCCCTTCTACGATCGCTTCCCCTGGTTCCGCATGGTGGGTCGCTCCTTCATCTATCTGAGCAACCTGCTCTACCCAGTGCCATTGGTCCACAAGGTGGCCATTGTCAATGAACGCGGAGATGTGCGTGGCTACCTAAGGATTGCTGTGCAGCCCGTTCTGGATGAGGAGTCCATTGATTTCAATAATGGTGTCAAGCAGTCAGCTCGCTTGGTTTTCAATGAGGATGATGCCAAGCCCAAGTACCGAGCTCTCAATGAAAAGGATGATGTGCAGCGCTATATTGACAATGGTGGTTTGGACAGCAAGTTGGAGG AACTTGAGGATGTGGACTCTGGTCGTGGCATTGACTCTAACTCCGCATCCGAGTGCCACGAAAATTCGGAGGAGCCTGGCGAGCACCTGCAGGTGGGCAAGGAGTTCACCTTCCGGGTCACTGTTCTCCAGGCCACTGGTATTGGGGCTGAATATGCCGATATCTTCTGCCAGTTCAA CTTTTTGCATCGTCATGAGGAGGCGTTCTCCACCGAACCCGTCAAGAATTCGGCATCTGGTGCTCCTCTAGGCTTCTACCATGTGCAGAAC ATAACTGTACCCGTAACCAAATCTTTCATCGAGTATTTGAAGACCCAACCCATAATGTTCAAGATCTTTGGGCACTACCAGACGCACCCATTGCATAAGGATGCCAAACAGGAGTTCGTTTCCCGGCCACCACCACGACGCATGTTGCCACCGAGCATACCGATCAGTCAGCCAGTGCGTAGTCCCAAGTTTGGACCACTACCTTGTGCACCCACGTCTACGGTTTTGGCTAAGCACGATGTTCTGGTTTGGTTTGAAATCTGTGAATTGGCTCCCAATGGAGAATATGTGCCATCG GTAGTGGAGCACAGCGATGATCTTCCCTGCCGCGGACTGTTCCTCTTGCATCAGGGCATCCAGCGGCGCATTCGTATTACTATTGTACATGAGCCCACAACCGAAGTGAAGTGGAAGGACATCAATGAGTTGGTGGTTGGACGTATCCGCAATACTCCGGAGTCATCCGATGAGCAGGACGAAGACGCCTGTGTCTTATCATTGGGCTTGTTCCCAGGCGAGGCTTTGGAGGTGCCCGGAGATGATAGATCGTTCTACCGTTTTGAGGCTGCCTGGGACTCTAGTCTGCACAACTCAGCACTGCTCAACCGCGTTTCTCAAGGCGGTGAGACCATCTACATCACCCTGAGCGCTTACTTGGAG CTGGAGAACTGCGCCCGCCCGGCCATAATTACCAAGGACCTGAGCATGGTAATCTATGGACGCGACGCCCGTACCGGACCGCGCTCCCTGAAGCACCTGTTTTCGGGACAGTACCGAAATCCGGAGGCCAATCGCCTCACCGGGGTTTACGAGCTAGCACTGCGCAGAGCATCCGAAGCAGGTAGTCCAG GTGTACAAAGGCGTCAACGTCGAGTGCTGGACACCAGCTCTACTTATGTGCGCGGCGAGGAGAATCTTCACGGCTGGAGGCCAAGGGGTGACTCCCTGATCTTCGACCACCAGTGGGAGCTGGAGAAACTCACCAGACTTGAAGAGGTTGGTCGCATGCGGCACTTGCTTCTGCTGCGCGAACGTCTGGGCATGGACACCAACCCGAATCCGACCACCAAGACCGAGAAGGATGTATGCAATCTAGCTGCTCGGGCAGCCACATCACCCGTACATATGGTCATTCCACAATCGCCGCAAACTCCGGTCAAGGACCCACAGCAAATCATTCCAGAACGCGAGTACAACCAACGAGAGCAGGATCTCATGCTTAAGTGCTTAAAGTTGGTGCAGG GACGCTATACTAAGAGCGAGGCCAACGATACGCAAACTCAGTCGGATGTTTCTCCTAGCGATGAGGGATGTGCCGACATGACCGTCAGCTGCATCTCCAGCAATTCCATGGA aaacaacaaatttgtaATTCGACGCAG ATTATGTTCACCGGATCGAGCTGATGCTCCCAACGGCTGGGAGGCACCTGCTCCGGCTACTCAGCCGGCTCTTCCCCTCCGTCTCTATGTGCCGGAACTGGAGGAGATTCGCGTGAGTCCTGTGGTGGCCCGCAAGGGTCTGTTGAATGTCCTGGAGCACGGCGGTTCCGGCTGGAAGAAGCGCTGGGTG ATCGTCCGTCGTCCTTACGTGTTTATCTACCGCTCGGAGAAGGATCCCGTTGAACGGGCTGTCCTCAATCTGGCCACTGCGCATGTGGAGTGCAGCGAGGACCAGGCGGCCATGGTCAAGATACCCAACACATTCAG TGTGGTGACCAAGCATCGTGGCTATCTGCTGCAGACCCTTGGTGACAAGGAAGTACACGACTGGCTGTATGCTATCAACCCATTGCTTGCTGGGCAGATAAA atCCCGCCTGGCACGACGGACCTTAGAGCCTGCTAGCCAGACGGCTTCCCAGATCCAGGCCACCAATGCGGCGAACGCCAACAGTGCGAGCAAATGA